tttttacccacaggactccgttcgtcagaggccctgtccgacagtagatctgccgaactcacgatgcaacagccagggaaggagaaaggctacaacgaatatccaggtggtatccattacgagcattaaatatgttttatgcaccattccgcagcctacccctggagggggacacgtttaatagtcccatcccttgcttatcgcaccatttgtatcgttctgcacttacagcagtttttcttgaataagtaatgcaacacctttttgcttccaattgcatttctcttttatacatatgttcatttgtgacatgtcgcatccgtacgttttggtacggctaaatacaccaggggcttatgtttcccacatcatggtgtgataagtccgaacactttcacaagtgcggcaccccgaacttatagcattatatgcatcggctccgaatcatgtcttgggtcaatagttgggtttgcccggctcccatgttttggtaccttacgttctgttgtatcggctaaggtagcactgggagaaccactgcgattgcgccccagttgagctgggcgagcgcctcagtggagaaagctaaaactgaccgtcgtaatgaggcaagagctggtcgctgttcgagaggttttttgcgagtccttaaagacttatgccgcttagagcgaggagccgacttcgtccggcccaggcgtggatagcgccccaaattcggccttccgaagactaggggctttgccaaaatttaaaattatagaattctatggctaagtgagagtgttcaagcattataagtccggttgccttgttcgttgtgttgagcgcctccctagatggacccaaatatgggaacaagagtactcaaatttatcccgaaaaccccaacactcgtggcatgggggctgaagccgacgacttgccatctctcagatttgataaacagccgcacagaaggtaatattttaaattaaaatgcgttgcttagtgcaaatgaactaagttttcagcgcacaggataacaaaatgcgagtctactcaaatattacatctttggagcactcacccgcaatagtgcgggcgcccttcagcacactcttataatacatctcgggcgtgcgatgctccttgccctgtggtagcgggtccgtcacgagcttctgggcatccaacttgccctagtgcacctttgcgcgggcaagggcccgacgggcaccttcaatacaggcggagtgcttgatgacttcaacccacgggcacgcatccaccagccgccgcaccagaccgaagtagctcccaggcatggcctccttaggccacagccgaactatgaggcccttcatggcctgttcggccgccttgtggagctcgaccagctgcttcaactggtcgctaaggggcaccagatgtccggcctcagcatactgagaccagaagaccttctccgtcgagctccccttctcggcccggtagaatgcggcagcatcggacacgctgcgaggaagatctgcgaacgctcctagagagctccgaattcgggtaagcaacaggtaattaacactcacatgcttactttgcatgaaaaatgccttacccgctgctattttcttcaatgcctcgatttcttggagggccttgtaggcttcggccttagcggctttggcactctcaagggcagttgcaagctcagactctcgagtcttcgagtcacgctccaggctctcatgttttttcacgagatcctggagctcttgctgtacctccgccacccgcacctcctgcttctctcgctcggtgcgctccgcggccgcattgcgttcggccgcggccaccgcctctttcagggtcgccacctcgttagtggcccctgcaatacccacgttatccttgtcattctttttgcaaccaaaatccttttctgtaaggtacaattttaataaggtgttactcaccttccttgtcctcgagctgcttcttggcacggccgagctcgttctcggaccgctcgaggctttcctttaaagtattgacctccgcagtcagtgcagcagaggtcagcagcgcagcctgcaatcccatattgacatatttttttgaCTCCttcgtatatcttcttagatcctcagtccggcttttctttccaaacaccgaaccgagcatcaggggctactgtctatgcggtactattttacatatatcaaaattcttacctcaaagcctgttagaaggctgctgcaggcttcggtcagcccgctcttggcgagctgcaccttctgaatcaccgcactcataacagtgcggtgttcctcttcgatgaaggcgccattgagcgcctccagcaagccatccggcgcctccggttggacggaggctgccggtgtcacggtcttgcccttcttacgaaggggccgtccgccggactccggagccactatgggatccggagccgagtccggtgcaaagtccgggaggttgtcctgcgacacctccggggcctcctcctcctggcgggtcccttcccgggatcccacctcggcatcgtccgtgtcacggggggtggaggcggtcggaagagaatccatatccgacgcacctaaggacccgcttgatgaagcgggaaaatcgtccttgggcggactgcagggttgtatgcggcattagaaagacattgtgtggcaaaaaagaaaaaccatgaagttattcgggagtccagatactcacgatctcgccaggggcttggcccttggaggccagtcctcgtcgtcgtcactggcattggcagagcagtccgggggaagagtttttcccttcttggacccttcgacctccctcgttggggaggccttccttttcttctctccccccactgggggagaggctttcttcttctcctcctcaccttggtgagaggagtcggcctcggagtcgtcatccgatagcacctgaaaacgggagctcttccgagtccccgtggccttcttcttggccttcttctccggcaccacatggggtgccggagccagcagtcccgttaggcgggcgtccgctgggtcctctggcaatggggccagacagatagtccgctcggccttcgccagccagccctgtcaaaggaaagggagtttagatcccgcatagagtcaaaatatggaaaacaagcgtcccataaaggacaaaatcgcttacctcgtcagccggacgctgcgagatgaatccacgatcttcggtagcggatgcgggagcctcggcgcccttgaacagcaccttccagacatcttcgtacgtagtgttgaagagcccgctcaaagtctggtgctgcgtcggatcgaactcccacatgttgaagccccatcgctggcatgggaggatccggcggatgagcatgacctggaccacgttgacaagcttgagcttcttgtccaccagcttttggacgcaggcttggagtccggtcagctcctccgaatcaccccaagtccggccgctctctttccaggaggtgagccgtgtggggatgccagatctgaattcgggggccgctgcccattcagggtcacgcggctcggtgatgtagaaccaccccgattgccaccccttgatggtttccatgaaagtgccctcaagctaggctgcccttcacaaccttcggcttgacactgaaggtcttgagccacaagacgaagtggggctggatgcagaggaaggcctcacacacgacgataaacgccgagatgttgaggatgaaattcggggccatatcgtggaaatccaggccgtagtagaacatgagcccccggacaaagggatggagtgggaagcccagtccacggaggaaatgggtaagaaatactaccctctcatggggcctgggggtgggcataagctctccctcgtcggggagccgatgcgcgatgttgctggacaaatatccggcgctgcgcagcttctggatgtgcccctccgtaacggaggaggccatccacttgcctcccgctccggacatagttggaggaggttgaggtgagatgtgcggacttgggcgctggagctcgagttcgcagagatggataagccaaggaggaagaaggcgcaggtaaaagggttggatctttatccccttatatgggcggatgaaaacatgcgtccccaccggcctgataaaactcgcttatcccccaagcgccgcaatcaatggcgcggttgggttacccacgtccgtattgatgggaatcccgggataaggggaacacgatctctgcttcgacaagacgtgccaaggaaaccgcttcgctaaacgcgctgaggtggtacaataaaaacgattcgagtaaaggcttggtagtggtgtgacgacaCGCCGctaaatacgtcagtagattgaacttgtgtaaatattattctctctacggtggtatgtggaaattattttgcagagccggacactatcctggtgttcacaatcttctataaattatttggaggaggaatccgccttgcaatgccgaagacaatatgcgcgccggactcgttgtcattgaagcctggttcaggggctactgagggagtcctggactagggggtgtccggatagccgaactatcatcatcggccggactccaagactacgaagatacaagattgaagacttcgtcccgtgtccggatgggactttccttggcgtggaaggcaagcttggcgatacggatatgtagatctcctaccattgtaaccgactctgtgtaaccctagtcctctccggtgtctatataaaccggatggctttagtccgtaggacgaacaacaatcataccataggctagcttctagtgtttagcctccttgatctcgtggtagatctactcttgtaacacacatcatcaatattaatcaagcaggacgtagagttttacctccatcaagagggcccgaacctgggtaaaacatcgtgtcccttgtctcctgttaccatccacctagatgcacagttcgggaccccctacccgagatccgccggttttgacaccgacaaccgggtTCGCGGAAAATAGTAGGGCGCGGCTTACTTATCAGGAAAAGAGTGGATTTCCATtgggttttcattttttttgcttgttttcatCGATTTTCTTTGTTCCTTTCTCCATTCACTATTTTTTCTTTTCAATCTTTTTCTTCggctttctttatttcttttcacGATTCTCatttgatttttttcttttttttcttttttctttgttttgcttcggttttctttgtttctttctcggttttcgatgtcttttctcttttctttcctttaTCTTAATTTTTCATcggttttattttatttatttcttattttcatctgcatttattttccttttccgtcggtttttattgtttttctatacatatttttgGTATATATCTAATAAATTTTTAATACACTTTAACATTTTTACATAAAAGTTTAAATTTCTTGAATAAACgatcaacatttttttaaatatgtttcaaatgcttgatttacattttttgaatacatagtCAACATTTGTTCTATACATTTTTAACATTATTTTTAAATGCTTtattatcatttttcatatataatattaaagttttttaatacatggtcaacatttttctatacacatttaacaattttcaaatgcttgattaacattttttaaatgcttgattgacATTTTATATACAGTGTCGAAAAATACATCATTTTTTAATTTATGGTCAACATTttcttatacacatttaacattttttaaatgcttaaATAATATTTATAAAATACTTGTTTAACACTTTTTAAAATACTTGAATACATTTTTCGTATACGTGATAATTGGTTTTCTCTATGCATATTtagcattttttaaatgcttgatcaaCATTTCTAAAATACTTGTTTAACACTTTTTTAAATACTTAATACATTTTTCGTATATGTGATAAATTTTTCCtctatgcacatttaacatttttcaaatgcttggtcaacattttcaaaaatatatttggggAGTGTTTTTTACAATATTTATATGTTTAGAGCATGGGAAAAGATTCCCCTCAACTGACCGATTTTTTGGCTCCCGTCCGCCTTCTTATTCCCACCGCATGTGTCCCAACATGACATGTGTGCTGGCTCCTCACGACTTTTTTCAACTTCTGCAACGTCATCAATGTTGCACAAATTTCTTCCATACTTCGTACAACACGTCCCACGTGACGTGTGTCCTTACTCCTCACAATTTTTCTTATGTCATAAAGCCTCTGTTACAAAAAACAATCTGCAACAAGGCCTCCATTGAAGAAATTTTCTACAACAAGATCTATGTTGCAATGATGGAGGCCGTCGACGCGTCAAATCTAACGGCACGCGAGCTGGCTGATCTTTTAAAAAGACCAGCCGGCGGACGTGTAGCACGCCCCTTACAATATTTTTtaagtataaaaatataaaaaaagtaAAGCAAAAGAATTAGAAAACATAAAAAAACAGAGAAAATTTTGGTTGTCGCCGGCCCATCTCGTTCTCTACTACAACGAGGGTTCCTAGGTCTCGCTAGAAAAGACATAGGTGTGCCCATGTGCGACGCTAACCCAACTCAAATTTGGGTTGAAATTAAATGGGTCGAAATGGACAGCAAAACGGACATCTGTCCGTTTGTGCACTGCGCTGGACCGTGGTTTTTGTCCGGACAGATACGGACTCAGTCGGACGAAATGCATCGGCGAGTTGCCCTAAGCTTGTCTATACATGAACACTACAGAAATCAAATTAAACCACTAAAAACCCCGCATGATTAAGTATCTCCGTAACCACTGGAATTATGTTCAGCCAGCAAGCAGTCTCTGTGCTCCAACCAATAGGGGATTTAAAACGAAACCAAACCAGACACAAACTCCATGTTCAACATCCATAACAAGAAATCAACGCAAGGGGCAAAACTACCATATCTCAGCCGTACAACTAGTCTCAACATAACCTTAAACTATAATAAAGGAAGGCCTAACCAAGGGCACCCACCCATCACAAGGGAGCAATGCCCTGGATCTTGTCACTCATCGCCGGATTCTTCATCAGGAACGCCCCAAGTTAGCTCCCTTGCAAGTCAAAGGGCAGGACATCGGCTGCAAGGCTCCACGACATTCAACTTAGCCGTGGAGGGAACTTTTCCCTCGATGTAAGTCTGGATAGCCGCAAGCGCTTTAGGGGCTTCCATAAAAGTTTGTTTGCCCACAAAGCATCTGTCAAGCTCGGAACAAGTCGGCCCACCATCAGTTATGTCCAGTGTGAGGCACTCGAGCGACGGTGTGCTGTCAAGAATATGACATGTGAGCTTAACCAATAGCTTTGTGGAGCGGAATTTAGTGATCTTCACATGCCTAAGATTGGCATAGCATTGTCCTGGAATCCGCACCAATTGTGAGGAGGGGTCTTCAGAAATTGAGTCATGCTCCCGGCGTCTCATTGGTGCCTGCAGATGAAAAACCAACACACGTGAATTTATTATTGCTCTAAACAATACAGCAGTCACTAAGAAATATCTCAGCAAGCCAACATTTACTTACATCCAGGTTGAAAGTCTCCAAGCAAGGAGATGCGTCGAGACAAGAAACCAGCGAGAAAAGATCATAGTCCGCATACCGAGGTGTCGAGGCAAACTTCCATCCAAATACAGAAATATTCAAATACTTGAGGTGGAGGAATTTGCTTGCTAGCGTTGGTGTACTGACCATCTGCATAAATAAAAATATCTAACATCAATCCCTTTGCTATATAATAACTCAGAGATACGCATATGTCCATAGACACCTCAAGCTCTAGAGTATGTACCTCGTAATACGAATACATAGTAAGAGTTTCAAGATTCGGCATACTGGATGTGAGCACGGCGAGAGCATAATGAAGAACGCAGGAATGTGATATGAAAATTTCCTTCATCCGCAGTGATTCTCCAAGAAATAGCTGTACTTGTCGATCAACATCGTCATCATAAAAaacatcatcatcatgaaaaaaGTGAAAAGTGGAGATATTTGGAGCCTCGCTTTCAATCACTTGCAGCATGGAACAACCGGACACCATCAGGTAGCTGAGGCGCTGCAGCAGGGAAGGTATCTTTATAGAAAATATCTCACTGCAATCCTTGAGTTCCAATCGCTCCAAAGCCAGAGAATTGGAAAGAAGGAACCCCAACTCATCACTCTCAATATTCACACAAGACAGACATAGACTCGTCAGGCTTCCCGTGCAACCGATTCCTACCGTGGGGCGGAAGGCGCAACCTAAAAGGTCTAGCTCACGAATGGTGTTTCCACTGCCATTAGATAAAAGTGAGCATGGAAACTCGTAGATTGCTTCGTTTGATGAATGGTCAATATTTGAAAATA
Above is a window of Triticum dicoccoides isolate Atlit2015 ecotype Zavitan chromosome 5B, WEW_v2.0, whole genome shotgun sequence DNA encoding:
- the LOC119305819 gene encoding uncharacterized protein LOC119305819, producing the protein MMSPKQDPRRRQIQGRHVSVGSVAKRKRSQVDVSQTGKRLGYSGSSLSEDIWRHICSFLPLKDAARAASVSHSFKRFWRCQPNLTFSKKTMGYKKNARRRRITTRDYNSRVDHILRNHLGTGVKTLRLKLYGLYNADTRNCLDSWLQIAVTPGIEELSLIFSNIDHSSNEAIYEFPCSLLSNGSGNTIRELDLLGCAFRPTVGIGCTGSLTSLCLSCVNIESDELGFLLSNSLALERLELKDCSEIFSIKIPSLLQRLSYLMVSGCSMLQVIESEAPNISTFHFFHDDDVFYDDDVDRQVQLFLGESLRMKEIFISHSCVLHYALAVLTSSMPNLETLTMYSYYEMVSTPTLASKFLHLKYLNISVFGWKFASTPRYADYDLFSLVSCLDASPCLETFNLDAPMRRREHDSISEDPSSQLVRIPGQCYANLRHVKITKFRSTKLLVKLTCHILDSTPSLECLTLDITDGGPTCSELDRCFVGKQTFMEAPKALAAIQTYIEGKVPSTAKLNVVEPCSRCPAL